The following is a genomic window from Desulforhopalus sp..
AATCAGTCTTCCCGCGCTTATCCCCTCGCCCTCAGGCGGGATATCTTCCGGTGCTAATCCGCTCAATAAACTTCTTGCCTTTTCCAGGTGTTTTCCCGCCTCCTGGTATCTTTTCTGACGGTGCAGCAGATGGCCCAGGGCAAAATGCGCCACGGCAAATTCCTGATCGATATACAGCGCCCGCTGCAGGGCCGCCGCGGCTTCTTCCTGTTTGCCAATTTCCTGGAGGATAGAGGCCTGAAGATAATACAGCGACGGATTCAGTTTGTCGCTTTTCACGGCTTCTTCCGACATGGTCAGGGCCTCGGCGAGTTTTCCTTGATCTGCCAGCTGCCGCACCTGCCGTGCCAGCGAAGTGGTATCCTCATTTTCCCGGGGATCTCGTTGAGCCTTGTCCTGTGGAGGGGGTGGGATTGCCGGCCGGGTTGTTTGGACTGGAGGTGTCGGGGTGAGTGTCTGCCTAACCGTGGATTTTGTAGGCCCATTTGTTGTTTTCTGCGTCGGTATCGGTGGTTTAGGCCCCTTTCTATAGAACAATGCCCCAGGAAAGGAGACGCGGTGAACCATTGCTGAACATTCGCTGCCGGGGTAATCAAAGGGGCTGAAAACCAGCCAGCCGCCGTCAACCAGGCAGCGGGCGAGATTATCGGTAACGGCCTCGGCATGGTCCCGGGAAAAGTACATCAGAACGTTGCGGCAGAAGATAATATCCATGGCGTTGGTGCCGTTGATAATCGCCGGGTAGCCATCTTCAATGAGATTTATCGGGGCAAAAGTAACCATTCGTCTGAATTGCTTATGCAGTTGGAATTTCTTACCTGCCCTGGCAAAACACCGCTCCTTCACCCAAGACGGGGTGTCCCGGAAAGACCACTCGCTGTACAGCCCTTCGCCAGCCTTTTTCAGCGAGGAAGGGGAGATGTCCGTGGCCAGAATGGAGATATTCCAGTTCTGCAGATCGGGGAGCATCCTAGCCAGAAGGATTGCCAGGGAATACGGCTCTTCCCCGGAGGAACAGGCGGCACTCCAGATTCTGAGGTTTTGCTGACCTCCTCTCCGGGAATTGATGATCTCTGGAAACACCTGGGTTTCAAGGATTTCGAAGAGTTTCTTGTCCCGGAAGAAATGCGTTTCGCCGATGGTCAGGTGGTTGGCCAGGGTCTTAATCTGCATGGGCTGCAGGGTGGGGGAAGAAAGCAGCCACTCTGCACAGGCCTGCACCGAGTCGAAACCGAAGTCAGATGCTGCGGTACCTAAGCCCCGTGCCAGATCGTCGAGATGGGCGGGTGGATAGTGCAGGCCCATATGGGTTTCAATGAATGCCCCGAGTTTGGCAAGAAGAGCTGGGTTGACATCTGTCTTGCCGCAGGTCATGGAGGAACTCTTTCTCACCCTCTTACTCTCCCTGGGGAGCTGGTATTGAACCAGCCTTGGTCAGCAGCAGGTCAATCGCCGATTCATCTGCGGAGGAAAGAAACCTGTCAAGATTATAGATGTAGAGGACTCCATCACGAAGTTTGCTAACCCCTTGCAGATAGTCAATTCCCGGATAGATCGCATCCGGCGGGAGGATATGCTCTGCACTGATTTCGGTGACGCCCTCAACCTCATCGACGAGCAGGGCGATGGGGCGATGGGTTGTACGGGTGAGAATGATTGTATCGCTTAGACGGGCCTCGACCTCGGGCAGGCGAAACAATTCGCGGATGTTCAAGACGGGGAGGATAGCTCCGGCGACGTTGATCAAGCCAAGGACGATTGGCGGGGCCTTGGGTACGGGATTGACGGCAACCGCATGGATAATTCTTTCAATATCGGTAACCTGCAGTGCGCAACGCAAACCGGCCAAGCGGAATATCAGAAATTGTAGCACTCTGTTCGTCCTGGTTTACTCATTGGATAAAGGGCGCAACCATGTCATCCGCACCCCGCAGGTAGAGACCAAGAGCAAATTTGTTCTTGATCGGCAATCAACCGGATAGTGTCATGGTTGTATCAAGCCAGAGCTTGCCATATTTTTCAATACGTTTTTGCTACGTCAAGGCTTTGTTACATCGCAATTGCACCGGAAGCGGGGAAAAACGGGAAACCTTGCTGGTCTCTACAAACGACAGGCCAGACCTGCAAGAGAGGGGCTTGTTGTTTCTGTTGTCCTGTTGCCGGCTTTCTGCTACCGTACGGCTGTATACCATATTAAGGCGAAACAGGTTTGGAGTACCGGTTTTTGTCCCTCAAATAAACAGTGAGGAAGCGCATGAAGGATATGGGCGAAATGCTGCTGACAGAGGCGCCGTTTTCCGAGATTGTCATGGGGAACACGGCTTTGGTGCGGGCCATGGTCGAATCGGGAACCCGGGTCATTACTTCCTATCCCGGCTCGCCGACTCCGGAGATTGCCACGGCAATCCAGTCGATTCCACTGCCCCGGCGGCCTTTTTATTTTGAGTTCTCCACCAATGAGAAGGTTGCCACCGAGGTGGCTTTCGGCGCATCGCTCAACGGCCATCTGTCGACGGTGTTTTTCAAGAGTGTCGGCCTGAATGTCGCCTCCGACTCCTTCGTCCAGCTCAGCCTGCTGCATCTTATCGGCGGTATGGTTATCGTTCTTGGCGATGATCCCGGTGCCAACTCCTCACAAAACGAGCAGGATAATCGTCATTATGCCCGCATGAGCTACACGCCGATGTTGGAACCGGCGGGTCCCGCCGAGGTCTATAGCTATTACAAAGAGGCCGCAGCCCTTGCCAGAAGTATGGGCAAAGCGGTCATCCTCAGGATGACCACCCATGTCTGTCATGCCAAGGAACGGGTGGCCTTTGCTGGCTGGAAGCCGCAGGTGAAACCAAGCGACACCCCGCGCTTTGACCCTGCCAATGGCCCCTATATCCCGCTGGTATCGGCGGTATACCCGAAAAAACGCAGGGCCCTGACCGATCTCCCGCAGGTGGAAAAATGGCTGGATGAACGTCATCTCCACCGGGTTGCAGCAAACAACAGCCAGCGCGGCATCATCGTCTCCGGGATGGTCTATCTCTCTGTTGAGGAGGTGCTGGCGCCGCTTGCTGAAAAGCCCGACATCCTCAAGCTGGCTTCGGTCTACCCGGTACCGTCGCGGGTGATTGCCGATTTTCTTGCCGCCCACCAGGAGGTCAAGGTCTTGGAGGAGCTTGATGATACCCTCGAAAAGGAGGTCAAGGCCCTGGCCTTTGATCATCATCTGCGGGTACGGATAGTTGGCAAGGCAGGGGTGGAGGACTGGGTTGGCGAGTATACCCCGGACAAGGTGCGCGATATCCTCCATCAGACCTGGCCGGACAGCATTCCGGCACGAAAAAGTTTCGCCGAAGGTGCTGCCGAGGTAATCTCGCCAAGACCTCCGCAGATGTGTCCGGGCTGCGGCCATAGAAGTGCCTTCCATGCCATAAAACAGGCCCTGCCCGAGGGCACGATCACCGTTGCCGATATCGGTTGCCATACCCTCGGCTTCCAGGAACCGTACAATATGGGCCAGGTTCTGCTCTGCATGGGGGCGTCGACGGCAATCGCCGCCGGATTGACCCTCTTCAACGATTCCCGCAAGGTGGTCGCCTTTCTCGGTGATTCAACCTTCTTCCACGCCGGGATTCCAGGGATTATTAACGCCCTGTTTAACAAACATACGCTGACCCTGGTGCTCATGGAAAACGGCACCACCGCCATGACCGGTCATCAGGACCATGCCGGTTCGGGCAGGAATTTCAACGAGGTGACGGAGGCAATCCCGGTTCGCCGGGTGCTGGAGGGCCTTGGCGTCCAGCATATCTTCGAAACCGATACCTATAAGCAACAGGAATTGGCGGATATGGTCAGGCAGGCTGTGGCCCTCGATACTTTCAACGTGGTTATCGCCCGCCATCCCTGCATGCTGCTGTTTGCCAGGAAGCAGAGGCGAAAAACCGGGTTCATCCCCCAGCACGTCAGGATCGATCAAGATCGATGCGCCCGGCTGCACACCTGCGTCGAGATCTTTGGTTGCCCGAGCTTTTCCAGGGGACCGGACGGTACGGTTACCGTCAACCAGGACCTGTGCATCGGTGACGGTTCGTGTATCCAGACCTGTTCCCAGAAGGCCATCACCCGCTAAAGCGGGCTAACGCCCGCAACCCATGGGTATGACCCCTC
Proteins encoded in this region:
- a CDS encoding tetratricopeptide repeat protein, producing MRKSSSMTCGKTDVNPALLAKLGAFIETHMGLHYPPAHLDDLARGLGTAASDFGFDSVQACAEWLLSSPTLQPMQIKTLANHLTIGETHFFRDKKLFEILETQVFPEIINSRRGGQQNLRIWSAACSSGEEPYSLAILLARMLPDLQNWNISILATDISPSSLKKAGEGLYSEWSFRDTPSWVKERCFARAGKKFQLHKQFRRMVTFAPINLIEDGYPAIINGTNAMDIIFCRNVLMYFSRDHAEAVTDNLARCLVDGGWLVFSPFDYPGSECSAMVHRVSFPGALFYRKGPKPPIPTQKTTNGPTKSTVRQTLTPTPPVQTTRPAIPPPPQDKAQRDPRENEDTTSLARQVRQLADQGKLAEALTMSEEAVKSDKLNPSLYYLQASILQEIGKQEEAAAALQRALYIDQEFAVAHFALGHLLHRQKRYQEAGKHLEKARSLLSGLAPEDIPPEGEGISAGRLIALIHTMTGDRQRRAE
- a CDS encoding chemotaxis protein CheW, with the protein product MLQFLIFRLAGLRCALQVTDIERIIHAVAVNPVPKAPPIVLGLINVAGAILPVLNIRELFRLPEVEARLSDTIILTRTTHRPIALLVDEVEGVTEISAEHILPPDAIYPGIDYLQGVSKLRDGVLYIYNLDRFLSSADESAIDLLLTKAGSIPAPQGE
- a CDS encoding thiamine pyrophosphate-dependent enzyme; this encodes MKDMGEMLLTEAPFSEIVMGNTALVRAMVESGTRVITSYPGSPTPEIATAIQSIPLPRRPFYFEFSTNEKVATEVAFGASLNGHLSTVFFKSVGLNVASDSFVQLSLLHLIGGMVIVLGDDPGANSSQNEQDNRHYARMSYTPMLEPAGPAEVYSYYKEAAALARSMGKAVILRMTTHVCHAKERVAFAGWKPQVKPSDTPRFDPANGPYIPLVSAVYPKKRRALTDLPQVEKWLDERHLHRVAANNSQRGIIVSGMVYLSVEEVLAPLAEKPDILKLASVYPVPSRVIADFLAAHQEVKVLEELDDTLEKEVKALAFDHHLRVRIVGKAGVEDWVGEYTPDKVRDILHQTWPDSIPARKSFAEGAAEVISPRPPQMCPGCGHRSAFHAIKQALPEGTITVADIGCHTLGFQEPYNMGQVLLCMGASTAIAAGLTLFNDSRKVVAFLGDSTFFHAGIPGIINALFNKHTLTLVLMENGTTAMTGHQDHAGSGRNFNEVTEAIPVRRVLEGLGVQHIFETDTYKQQELADMVRQAVALDTFNVVIARHPCMLLFARKQRRKTGFIPQHVRIDQDRCARLHTCVEIFGCPSFSRGPDGTVTVNQDLCIGDGSCIQTCSQKAITR